Proteins encoded by one window of Sardina pilchardus chromosome 7, fSarPil1.1, whole genome shotgun sequence:
- the zgc:113278 gene encoding translocating chain-associated membrane protein 1-like 1-like, with product MGFRKKNKSPPVLSHEFVIQNHADMVSCVAMIILLGLMFEVTAKFAIMFITVQYNVTQTLDDRPEPLVLYQYGPKDIATVFFYLLIAVILHALIQEYVLDKINRRLHLSKTKHSKFNESGQLAAFYLFSFVWGCSILTAEEFVTNPTFLWEGYPHTHMAFQVKFFYICQIAYWFHALPELYFQKVRKEDIPRQLYYICLYIFHITGAYVLNLHRLGLVLLVPHYLVELLFHASRLFYFSDENKQKGFTLWALLFVIARLLTLTLSVLTFGFGLSRTDNQGFSLAQGNFNVLTVRMTCLSAICLTQAWMMWKFINFQLKKWREQSLTQASKKKAVSPKMKPSKKDSSRGGSANGVMKPDDKTSPRARKSKAS from the exons ATGGGTTTCCGAAAGAAGAACAAGAGTCCGCCGGTGTTGAGCCACGAGTTTGTAATCCAGAATCACGCGGATATGGTCTCATGTGTGGCGATGATCATTCTGCTTGGTCTGATGTTTGAG gTGACGGCAAAGTTTGCAATCATGTTCATAACAGTCCAGTACAATGTCACTCAAACTCTTG ATGACCGGCCTGAGCCTTTGGTGCTTTATCAGTATGGACCCAAAGACATTGCTACTGTGTTTTTCTATCTTCTTATTGCTGTCATACTTCATGCCCTGATCCAGGAGTATGTGCTTGAT AAAATCAATCGGCGACTACACCTGTCCAAGACCAAGCACAGCAAGTTTAATGAGTCTGGACAGCTGGCTGCCTTCTACCTGTTCTCCTTTGTGTGGGGATGCAGCATCTTGACCGCG GAGGAGTTTGTGACCAACCCCACGTTCCTGTGGGAAGGCTATCCTCACACTCACATGGC ATTTCAGGTGAAGTTCTTCTATATCTGTCAGATCGCCTACTGGTTCCATGCCCTTCCTGAGTTGTACTTTCAAAAAGTCAGAAAA GAAGATATCCCTCGCCAATTGTACTACATTTGCCTTTACATCTTCCACATCACAGGTGCCTATGTCTTAAA TCTCCACCGTTTGGGCCTAGTCCTGCTGGTGCCGCACTACCTGGTGGAGTTGCTGTTTCACGCCTCGCGCCTCTTCTACTTCAGTGACGAGAACAAACAGAAAGG gTTCACGCTGTGGGCTTTGCTGTTCGTGATTGCGCGGCTTCTGACCCTCACGCTCTCCGTACTCACCTTTGGCTTCGGGCTCTCGCGCACCGACAACCAGGGCTTCTCCCTGGCCCAGGGCAACTTCAACGTGCTGACTGTCAG GATGACCTGCCTTTCGGCCATATGCCTGACCCAGGCCTGGATGATGTGGAAATTCATCAACTTCCAGCTGAAGAAGTGGCGGGAGCAGAGCCTGACCCAGGCCAGCAAGAAAAAGGCCGTCAGCCCAAAGATGAAGCCCTCCAAGAAAGACTCGTCTCGAG GAGGTTCTGCAAACGGAGTGATGAAGCCAGACGACAAGACATCGCCCAGAGCGAGAAAATCAAAAGCATCGTAG